From Dendropsophus ebraccatus isolate aDenEbr1 chromosome 10, aDenEbr1.pat, whole genome shotgun sequence:
tgccaccaatggcagtgtcaggaactgcagggctgatcAAGCCCTGGTCTATATCCTTAGTGCTTTTGCATGAGCGTTAGCAATACTGAGCCtcacctgtcagtcactgctcactctgctacaccatgcaatGGCTGCAGCACTACTCACACAGACTACTCACatctctattctaatgctaacatgtattagaGCTGAGaccaggggaggctcagtatcgctAATGGGAAGGAGATAACTGAGCACATAAGAACTCCAGTCAATATAGCTGCCTTTATAATAATGTACAGAACattaaaaatagaaattttcctcTTATAGGAAATGTAGCTGAGTTGAGTCGGTTAAGGGTCTTGGGGCCCTTGCCTATGTAGTACAGAACTCTGATGACTTGTAGTGACAttgcatttacttctatggaatcccgtccggagtgtgtacactctgtatacactccggctgggattccttgcagctgcaccgaaaactgacatgtcagttttgtgcggccgctattcattgaatagcagctggaCAAgattgacagagcagacaatgtaaagtgcggctccccCCACActctacattgtcggctatggttaattggaatgcgggcacaccggaatgtgcccacatctcaattaaaaagaaataaagttcatccggccagtactgatgtactggccaggatgaacttcactgacacaggACGTTCTTTGACACGGcaatgtcacagaacggccggtgtcatgcaTTGTGTGAATCCGACCTTAACatggacacaaaaatgcaacTGTATTTTATTGGGAATAATCCAGCTGTATTACAACTGTGTGAAACTGAACTAAAGAACAATAGTTTATTCTCTACTTGTGAACCTAGTTCTGTGAATGTCCAACCAGAAAATATTGACTTCAGAGCAACCGGTCAAAGGACAAACACTGACaatagctgattttttttttattatggcggAAACGTCTCCTGCTGAGGATGTCCCTCTTGTTACAGACGATCTAGGCAATATGAAAAAACTAttaaaagtttttagtttataatATACTATTAAATCATAACAGATTAAACTATCTGTAAACAACAAAACATAATACTGAGAACTCCCTTCAGATTTATAATGTCCTTCATACTGCTACATCCGAAGGTGTActatacaggtatagatgagcagGATCCCCctttatgtgtgtgtacagtgtatgggagacatcatacaGTAGCTCTGGAACAACTGGAAGTAAGACACTGAACCTGCAGATTAGAAATCTGGTGAAAAATACcacaagttatataatggccaaAAATAAAGCTACTCCTTATGTACATACAAAtcacagcttatcctgaaaactTTGTCCCCATATGTTATTAGTGGCTGTTCTGCTAACACAGCAACTTGTCTGTATAgatggctgtgcctggtactacagcttaGACTTATTCACCTGGTTGGGTCAAAGCTGCAGTAAAAGGCACAGCCACACTTTATCTGGGGAAACCGTGTAGGGAAATTGCACTTCTAGGACCACTTTGGCCTACACACTATGCCGACCCAACTAATAAAATATTGGGGCTTATCCGACATAATAAGGCCGTAAAGCTGCCCCTGTAAGGTCGGGTCCACACTGTTGTTCGTTTAATGGATACGTTTTTAAatagttacttttaacgtacacaaaaacatggtcacccACATTTATGGGtatgtgaaaaagaaaaacggatccgttttgatcctttttttttttttttttaataatggaagacaatgaaaaaatggatccaaatggatgtacacaaatgcatccgtttttttcactaAACtgatatgttaaagggaacctgtcaccccccgtgctgggatAAAGGCCGCCGGGACAGAGATGTCCTTGTCGGAAGCACGGCGCTCGCActactgagatgagtccaacgccaatagagaatgaatggaggcgTCATTCTCTACGGGCGTCGGACCCATCTCAGCAGCGAGCGCCGGGCTTCCAACAAGGATATCTCggaaccggctccaggagcgggacttagccatttggggtaagtatccggggctctagcggggggtcgggcggccttcaccccggcacggggggtgacaggttccctttaaatggactgcaatgtgaacccagcctaactcagtCTTCTACATAGAGCTAGAAACTCtgtgagggacatttatcaaagttaGGGCAGatcgtacgccagggagaaggtgcagtttcgccccttctccctggcgtacgcctgccatatcggatgagcggggggggggggggggggggcgtataaAGGCGATGAGGAGGTGTAAATCataatccaaatctacacctgctggaagcagattAAGATTTTGTACACCGGGCACAGCGTTGGCCGCAGGGTAGTGAATTTGGCTGGGGGAAAGGAGGcggagcctaatttaagaccagcggaTGAGTATGCCGATCTTGATAAATCATGTCCCTGCTCTCCGCTATGACTATTTCATGGAGGATACTTATAAGGAGCTCTTCTCTCCTGAGTCTTGATAATCTTATAAAAAAATTAGTTTCTTAAACTAGACAATGGCTTTAAAGTTTAGAAAATTTAAACCATAAAAGCTGGAGCCAAAAGGAAGTTTCATTTAAATTATAAAAGTCTCAATTACTCTGTACACAAAATAGTAGAAGGGACTTCTCCAACGAGACAGTGACGAAGATACCCATTATAGTACAGTTTCCCGTTCTCTATATTCTTTTATTTGCATCTGGTAAAGTTGATTGTATGTCCATGGCGTTCCTTCTTCTTCCGGTGAATCCTTTGTAATAAAGCTGTCCATCTCACTTAGGTCATTATTCTCTAAGTTTTCTTGTAACATGTTCTGCTCTACAGACATATCTCCTACGGATTGCTCCTCACGATCAAGTTTACTCTGTATTCCCTGCATAATTCCCGGTACACCATCTCCCTTCTCCTGATGAATCTCAGCTCTGCAGCAAAATACTTCTTTCTCACACTGAGTCCTTTCCGCCTGTGTATCCTCCCCAGAGTCATTGTTACACTGAGTAACCTGCACTTCAACCACTTCCTTCACTATTGTGTTATCTATACATAAGGTTTCTATTGTCTCAGTTTTATTCTCTACGATGGTGGTTTTCCAGTCATTTTGAAGGTTGTTAATGCCACGATGAAGGCCCATCTTGTATTTTATAGAATAATCCAGATTAATTGTACACTTCATCAGTCTTCTGGATTCCTCAACTGTGAAAGGAAAGTCTTGAGAGAGGAACTTCTGGAAAATCTCTGGATCTCCGTCCAAGTCCAAAAGGTTCTTGAGGCAAGCTTTCAAGGAAAACAATTCTTTGCTGTTTTTCTTAAACATATCCCAGAGGAGACAGTTGTCGAATCCTTCACTATATCCCTGTTGTTCTTCATCCTCCAAACATTGAAGGATCCAGCTTAGTCTACAAGGCCATTGATTGCAGAGAAGAACCCAAGCTGCTATAGATTTCGAAGACATTGTCCCCCATGGTATTTTGCTCAGCATCATCAGGTGGACCATAACTGGGATAGCATTCACAATTCGTTTCATTTGACAGATGCTGTCAGGAATGTATTCATGGAGAACTTCACGCTCACTGCATAGGGCATAAAACGTTTCCTGGATGCAGTAAGCTGGTTGATAAGGTAGCATGTTCTCCTCTGGTTCTTCATCTTCTATCAGCTCCTCTTTAAGAAGCTTCAAGGGTACTGCAATGCCCGTTTTGGTGCCCCGATTGGCATCATTCCTGCAGGGCCAGTCGATGAGATCCTCAGTCCTTTGTACAGCCTTTTTTAGAAGCTGCAGCTTTGTTTTCTTGCCAAGTGATGGTACGGAGAAAGGCAAAGTTACAGTACGATTGAGGAACATGTAGCCGTTGTCCGCCATACCTTTGAGAGAACTTGCGTTCTCCAAACAGGTGACAATAATGCTGGGGTCGACCACCAGTATAGAAATGAATGGAGATCTGCGGTCAGACAACAAGGTGTTCATAGCATCCAGTACTCCAACCACTTTGTCAGGCGCACAAAGCTCCAGACTGGTGATCTGCAAAACCACTCGGATTTGCTGTTTTTGGAAAATTTCCATGAATTGAACCATATCAGTTATCAGTTCAACTTCTTTTTTAACCTCATTCATGAAACCCATTTGGGAGCTGAATTTCTGGCTGTTGACTAGCCGCTCGATCTTATGCTTTTGGCTTATAAGGACGCTTTTGCACAGCTTGAACAATGTCATTGCAATTCCAGATCCAGCCACTGCTGTTGCCAAACTTCCAAAAACTGTTGAGACTTTCTCTTCCCCTCCATCGCTGTTAGAGTAGATTGGTACGACTAGTAGGATCAACCCAATGATGAGTAACACAATAGTAACTGCCAGTAAAATGCAAAAAGTCTTTCTGACAGTCCACTCTTTGACGTCACATTCTAGATTCCTTTTAGGTTTGGAACCCAAGACGTTAAATAAGCAGAGGGCAAGAACTCCGAAGTGATGCCGTATTTCCTCACAGAGAGTGGTGACCAGGCCAGCCCACAGTCGGTCGCTGCCTGCATACTGCCAGGCGCTGAAGTGTACAAATATGAACTGAATACATTTGCGATCTAAATGACGCTGTGTTACTATTGGGCAGAAGAAGAATAGGCGCCAAAGTAGATGAAGGAAACCCCATCCGGTAGGCTTAACTGTTTTCTTCTCTAACTCTTTCTCTTCCTTTTCTGTTATACGTGATGCTTCCTCCCGCATGCATTCTATAAAAGATAGATGAGACCAAAGCAGAAGTCAATTgtgatacaaaaaaaataaatttcataTAACATATGCTATACATTCCACCATCTCAGCCAATAATAACAATCTaacaaacatatagggggagatctaccaaactggtgtaaagtagaactggctcagttgcccctggcaaccaataagattctatttttcattcctcacaga
This genomic window contains:
- the NKPD1 gene encoding NTPase KAP family P-loop domain-containing protein 1, which encodes MATKGKVTEDDIYCACLSKSLCQVATPVTVGLYAPFGGRVYMLLDRITKCMREEASRITEKEEKELEKKTVKPTGWGFLHLLWRLFFFCPIVTQRHLDRKCIQFIFVHFSAWQYAGSDRLWAGLVTTLCEEIRHHFGVLALCLFNVLGSKPKRNLECDVKEWTVRKTFCILLAVTIVLLIIGLILLVVPIYSNSDGGEEKVSTVFGSLATAVAGSGIAMTLFKLCKSVLISQKHKIERLVNSQKFSSQMGFMNEVKKEVELITDMVQFMEIFQKQQIRVVLQITSLELCAPDKVVGVLDAMNTLLSDRRSPFISILVVDPSIIVTCLENASSLKGMADNGYMFLNRTVTLPFSVPSLGKKTKLQLLKKAVQRTEDLIDWPCRNDANRGTKTGIAVPLKLLKEELIEDEEPEENMLPYQPAYCIQETFYALCSEREVLHEYIPDSICQMKRIVNAIPVMVHLMMLSKIPWGTMSSKSIAAWVLLCNQWPCRLSWILQCLEDEEQQGYSEGFDNCLLWDMFKKNSKELFSLKACLKNLLDLDGDPEIFQKFLSQDFPFTVEESRRLMKCTINLDYSIKYKMGLHRGINNLQNDWKTTIVENKTETIETLCIDNTIVKEVVEVQVTQCNNDSGEDTQAERTQCEKEVFCCRAEIHQEKGDGVPGIMQGIQSKLDREEQSVGDMSVEQNMLQENLENNDLSEMDSFITKDSPEEEGTPWTYNQLYQMQIKEYRERETVL